The DNA window AGCAACTGGAACGCCGTTAACTCAGATGTGACCTCATTCCCAGCTCCGACTTCCGAGCTAAATGGAATGCGGCCGTAGCCTTGATGTGATACCTGCTGACCCCCCCGCTAATGATTGAtggaacaggaaacagaatcagggaacacacacacacacacatacacacacacacacatacacatacacacacacacacacacatacacacacatagaaacacacacacacatacacacacatacacacacacacacacatacacacacacatacacatacacacacatatagaaacacacacacatacacacacacacatacacacacagaaacacacatacacatacacacacacacacacacacacacacacacatagaaacacacacacatatacacacacacacacacacacacacatagaaacacacatacacacacacatacatacacacatatacacacacacacacacacacacacacacacacacacacacagaaacacacacacacatacacacacagacacacacacacacagacacacagacacacacatacacacatagaaacacacacacacacacacacagacacaaagacacacacacacacacacatacacatacacacacacacacatacacacacacacacacacgcacacacacatatacacacacacacacacacgcacacacacacacatacacacacacacacatacacatacacacacacgtgtgtgtaTGCTCTTTAgctagctcgtagcttcacattgttgtgttaacatgctaatgttagcgctctttagttagctcgtagcttcacgttgttgtgttagcatgctaatattagcgctctttagttagctcgtagcttcacattgttgtgttagcatgctaatgttagcgctctttagttagctcgtagcttcacgttgttgtgttagcatgctaatgtcagcgctctttagttagctcgtagcttcacgttgttgtgttagcatgctaatgttagcgctctttagttagctcatagcttcacattgttgtgttagcgtgctaatgttagcgctctttagttagctcatagcttcacattagctgtgtccgcattgttgtgttagcatgctaatgttagcgctctttagttagctcgtagcttcacattgttgtgttagcatgctaatgttagcgctctttagttagctcgtagcttcacatttcatgtaaactgacacagaatgagcatgatctaaaaacacttactaacatccaaataatcagtgagtatgttcttcttctctctagttcttgactaaaacagcttttatacacaaggggaggagccggcgcCTGACTCCTtcatgggaggaggaggggttggaggtgtgtctctggaggagagcggaggcttcagtttggaggaggcgtggcctaacagcagtttgttttggtttcatgctggagctcatctactggatcaaaaagtcaaacattctAAAAGTGATTCATCGTGATTTCAAAGATGTTTTGGTTGTGACGGTCATGATGAAACCTTCTGAAATGTTGTCAAAGAAAAGACGCAGacgtgtcacttcctgtcaaaaGGATTTATTGCCTCTTTCTCAGAAATCAAAAGTGTTAGTCGTCCAGTTTCTCAGCCTGAAGGGGAACGAGTGAGAAGACGTGTTTTAAACACGCAAAGCAatggaaacacaacacactgttTCATCCAGTCCAGAGGGAGCGTTCACACGTCTCCGAGACGCCATCAGGACACACAATCACAACGTCTCCGAGACGCCATCAGGACACACAATCACAACGTCTCCGAGACGCCATCAGGACACACAATCACAACGTCTCAGAGACGCCATCAGGACACACAATCACAACGTCTCAGAGACGCCATCAGGACACACAATCACAACCTAAACTAACATTTCATCCGCTGccatcatcacattcatcacGTGGAATAAGACTTCCTGTTGTTCTTCAAATCTCTTcgaggacaaaaagaaaacatgtcatgTTTAAGTCACACGGCGAGAAAGGCATCAGGGACGTTCTTTAAGGGTTTACATGATTTCACTCTGAGACTCTTTTAAGCcttttacttcctggtttttaATTTTGCATCCAATAAATCTttatcttaatttatttttgttactaATGGGCAGAGACATGCTAACGGTTTCCCttttgtttccagtctttatgctaagctaacgaGCCGCCGGGGGGAGCAAACATCCACCTGGAGTTTCTCTCttcagcctcctcgtatttattctgcagaaagtcagagtgagctgatgtgagaacacagcaggatataatcaggagaattcacctggagccagtgggaggggccagtgggagggggtggtgacctttattccctgtgatcgctgcacgaccatagactgtctgcacgccacctctaccatctccgtgctctaatcaacctgctgctgcatgtttcctgttctccagtttgttcttctcctctctttagttcactttgagattctcttcaactacatgcagcattgatacaaacacacatattctcatcaTAGAGTCCTATGGAGGACTCTGCTGGTTCCACATCGTTCTTTTTACATCaagtcttacctcaggagaccccccccccccccccgtcagaTCAGCTGCAGTCCTCCAGATGTTATCTAGACATCATCAGGAGtgtatatatttacatttagtcCATGcacatctgttgttgttgctgttttgaattcacatttttaagcaCATTATCTTTGCacttatttgtatttgtagcaGTTTGCagagaaacatatttttaagaCGTATGGACGAGGCTGCGCTGCTCCACCATTCACAGAGTGGGGTAAAGGAGGTCGTTCAAACCATCAGGTGAGCGGTGTGTCAGAAAGTGTTCTCTAAGGTCAAACAGGCGAGCCAATCAAGAAAGAGTAAGTCTGTGTAAGTGCCAATTCAAggataaattaaatataaggACGTTCTTCTTTGATATGCGTCTTACATTTCACAACTCacagcaggtttttttgttcCTGAGCTGTAGTACCCCACAGCGCCTGCagagggagctgctgctgcattaacaaacagagagcagatcAGAGCTGAAGCTcagtgcagacacacagaacaggaagtcacacattAGCCCTTAAACAGAACAGGAAGTGGCTCCTTCTCTCAGGATGAAGTCACGACGTGATGAGGTGTCTCTACAGCTCTGCGATGGGATTGGTTAGGAGTGAATCTGGGTGTGAAGCACAGGAAGCTACAGACACAGGAAGCGGTATGAGATGGAAGTCAAACACGATGTCACAGCCGCAGACGACCAATCAAAACTGCATCCAGTTTCCCCCGTCCTGTGGTCTCGATTGTGGTGGAACAGAACTGAAAAGAGAGACACCAAGATTAGTGTTCATCGCTgtttctgatgacatcacaacgTCATTAAAGGACACTTTACTGACaactcacacaggtcaccatgtggtggactctgaagcttcagtgtttatccagctctgcatgggtctgtaaacctttctgtgttctaacctctctccatttttcaaaagcatctccaatattgatcctagtttgagcacgtttctgctcgtggagcttattagaaacatgcagaggctttttaggtcgggtacaatcacttctatctgaaccacttctcttgcccgcttccatcgctgcaacacctgttgacctgataactgctcttatatctgacaaactgaggggcgtccaaaacggccgtgtgggggcatgtcttaaaagcgcctaccttctctggtccaaacaaatccagagcattcaggagcagaatctaaagttagaaggaggacatactgactgctgcattgttgtcagagaagccagcacttcaacatgtttccttaatgatcagatagtaagatacctttaacatctcactctctacacagctcactgattggacctggATTTAAGCGTCTACCTGGCGGGTGCAGAGAAGTCTCCCCAAAGATCCGAGCAGGCGTTGGACTGAACCACGGTGTTGGAGTTACTGCTGTCCAGCTCCAACAGGCAgcctgtcacacacaaacacacgaggACACACGAGGACACACTTTACCTGCAGCTCTGAAACGTTCCACTCAGTGACAAGAAGCTCATTAACAGACGGGGGAAGAAATGTcaccaataaaaacataaaataaatgtaaaggaGCACGATCGTGACATCAGCAGCTCCACTCAAgtttctcctccgccattgttgtttacaaagctgatatcagaagtcccacCCCGTCTTTATTTTGATTGGTTGATCAGGAAGAAGTGACATGGACGAGCGAGGCGGTGATCCAAAGGTTAAACTATTTTGACCCTTTGTGCTCAGGACGCTGACCTTCACATCGTCCCCATcgaataaacaaataaacaaataattattcaaacaaaaacaagtcgTTGACTCTTACCGGTTGCCATGCCTCCTGTTTGAGGAACTGTGTTGTGATTGGATGAGCCTGACAAAGGGGGAGGGGCTATCTTGCCTCCAGGCGGTGGTGGGAGGAGTCCAAAGCCCCCTGAGCCTTGTGGGCGGGGCTTATCCCTCTTTCTACCTTGCTAGAgacaaaggacagaaaaaacaaagattttcttGAACgttcttttctttcactttaacatttgactttttctctcgTGGGATTTAGATTCGTTCTCGCGATCGACTGTTGAGATTTAGCGGTTAATTTGACGGCCCAGTTTCTTATGTGTGACGGCTCTTTGTTGGTCTGAAACTTTGTTCactggggcgcagatggcctagcggttaagtcggccccatgtgcagaggatGTGGTCCTCCGGCGAGCGgaatatgtgatgttttgatccagcaggtgtcgccctcgagcaccagcatgaaaccaaaacaactcgcactgcattgttgtgttagcatgctaatgctagcgatctttattatgctcatatttACACCAggaaatcaacaacaacaacaacaacatgcctGAGAAGAGTCAGACTTGTTAAAGCTGGTTTTAGAAAGTCTCACTAACTGGTCTTTACCCCGATGTTCAGTGTGATGGTCTGACCATCTTTGAAGCCCAGATCCAGTTTAGGTCCCGAGTCCCCGAGATGAGAGCTTTTactcctctcgtcctcctgtTTGACCCACCTGCagggagacaaacacaaacataaacaacacagtaaacaaacaacacagtaaacaaacacacaacacacacacacgcagcagtaaacaaacaaacaacacagtaaacaaacaacacagtaaacaaacaacacagtaaacaaacatgcaacacacacacacacagcagtaaacaaacaacacagtaaacaaacaacacagtaaacaaacacacaacacacacacagcagtaaacaaacaaacaacacagtaaacacaaacacacagcagtaaacaaacacacacacagcagtaaacacacgcacagcagtaaacacacacacacacagcagtaaacaaactcacacacacagcagtaaacacaaacacacagcagtaaacaaactcacagcagtaaacacacacacacacaggagtaaacaaacacacacaaacaacacagtaaacaaacacacacaaacaacacagtaaacaaacacacacacagagtaaacaaacacacacacacagcagtaaacaaacacacacacagcagtaaaaaaaacacacacacacagcagtaaacacacacacacacacagcagtaaacacacacacacacacagcagtaaacaaacacacacacagcagtaaacaaacacacagcagtaaacacacgcacagcagtaaacaaacacacacacagcagtaaacaaacaatacacacagcagtaaacaaacacacacacacacagcagtaaacaaacaacacacacagcagtaaacaaacaaacacacacagcagtaaacaaacaaacacacacagcagtaaacaaacacacagcagtaaacaaacacacacacacagcagtaaacaaacacacacagcagtaaacaaacacacacacacagcagtaaacaaacacacagcagtaaacaaacacacacacagcagtaaacaaacacacacacacagcagtaaacaaacacacacacacagcagtaaacaaacaacacacacagcagtaaacaaacacacacacacacagcagtaaacaaacacacacacacacacagcagtaaacaaacacacacacacagcaaacaaacacacacacagcagtaaacaaacacacacagcagtaaacaaacacacagcagtaaacaaacacacacacagcagtaaacaaacacacacacacagcagtaaacaaacaacacacacacagcagtaaacaaacaacacacacatcagtaaacaaacacacacacagcagtaaacaaacacacacacacagcagtaaacaaacacacacacagcagtaaacaaacacacacacacagcagtaaacaaacacacacacagcagtaaacaaacacacacagcagtaaacaaacacacacagcagtaaacaaacacacacacagcagtaaacaaacacacacacacagcagtaaacaaacacacacagcagtaaacaaacacacacacagcagtaaacaaacaaacacatacacagcagtaaacaaacaacacacagcagtaaacacacgcacagcagtaaacaaacacacacacagcagtaaacaaacacacacacacagcagtaaacaaacacacacacacacagcagtaaacaaacaatacacacagcagtaaacaaacacacacacacagcagtaaacaaacaacacacacagcagtaaacaaacacacacacagcagtaaacaaacaaacacacacagcagtaaacaaacacacagcagtaaacaaacacacacacacagcagtaaacaaacacacacagcagtaaacaaacacacacacacagcagtaaacaaacacacagcagtaaacaaacacacacacagtagtaaacaaacacacacacacagcagtaaacaaacacacacacacagcagtaaacaaacacacacacacacagcagtaaacaaacacacacacacagcaaacaaacacacacacagcagtaaacaaacacacacagcagtaaacaaacacacagcagtaaacaaacacacagcagtaaacaaacacacagcagtaaacaaacacacacagcagtaaacaaacacacacacagcagtaaacaaacacacacacacagcagtaaacaaacacacacacagcagtaaacaaacacacacacacagcagtaaacaaacacacacacagcagtaaacaaacacacacagcagtaaacaaacacacacagcagtaaacaaacacacacacagcagtaaacaaacacacacagcagtaaacaaacacacacacacacagcagtaaacaaacaaacacatacacagcagtaaacaaacacacagcagtaaacaaacacacacacacacagcagtaaacaaacaaacacatacacagcagtaaacaaacacacacacagcagtaaacaaacacacacacacagcagtaaacaaacacagcaataaacaaacacacagcagtaaacaaacacacacacacacagcagtaaacaaacaaacacatacacagcagtaaacaaacacatacacagcagtaaacaaacacacacaaacagcagtaaacaaacacacacatacacagcagtaaacaaacacacacacacagcagtaaacaaacacacagcagtaaacaaacacacacacacagcagtaaacaaacacacagcagtaaacaaacacacacacaaacagcagtaaacaaacaaacacatacacagcagtaaacaaacacacacacacagcagtaaacaaacacacagcagtaaacaaacacacagcagtaaacaaacacacacacacagcagtaaacaaacacacagcagtaaacaaacacacacacagcagtaaacaaacacacagcagtaaacaaacacacacacacagcagtaaacaaacacacagcagtaaacaaacacacacacacacagcagtaaacaaacaacacacagcagtaaacaaacaacacacagcagtaaacacacgcacagcagtaaacaaacacacacacagcagtaaacaaacacacacacacagcagtaaacaaacaatacacacagcagtaaacaaacacacacagcagtaaacacaacacacacagcagtaaacaaacacacacacagcagtaaacaaacaaacacacacagcagtaaacaaacacacagcagtaaacaaacacacacacacagcagtaaacaaacacacacacagcagtaaacaaacacacacagcagtaaacaaacaaacacacagcagtaaacaaacacacacacacacagcagtaaacaaacacacacacagcagtaaacaaacaacacacagagcagtaaacaaacacacacacagcagtaaacaaacacacacacacacacacagcagtaaacaaacacacacacagcaaacaaacacacacacagcagtaaacaaacacacacagcagtaaacaaacacacagcagtaaacaaacacacagcagtaaacaaacacacacacagcagtaaacaaacacacacacacacagcagtaaacaaacaacacacacacagcagtaaacaaacaacacacacatcagtaaacaaacacacacacagcagtaaacaaacacacacacacagcagtaaacaaacacagcaataaacaaacacacagcagtaaacaaacacacacacacagcagtaaacaaacaaacacatacacagtagtaaacaaacacatacacagcagtaaacaaacacacacaaacagcagtaaacaaacacacacatagacagcagtaaacaaacacacagcagtaaacaaacacacacacacagcagtaaacaaacacacagcagtaaacaaacacacagcagtaaacaaacacacacacaaacagcagtaaacaaacacagacacagcagtaaacaaacacagacacagcagtaaacaaacacacagcagtaaacaaacacacacacagcagtaaacaaacacacagcagtaaacaaacacacacacacagcagtaaacaaacacacagcagtaaacaaacacaaacacacagcagtaaacaaacacacagcagtaaacaaacacacacacaccgcagtaaacaaacacacagcagtaaataaacacaaacacacagcagtaaacaaacacacagcagtaaacaaacacacacagcagtaaacaaacacacaaacacacagcagtaaacaaacacacagcagtaaacaaacacacagcagtaaacaaacacacacacagcagtaaacaaacacacacagcagtaaacaaacacacacagcagtaaacaaacacacagcagtaaacaaacacacacacagcagtaaacaaacacacacacacagcagtaaacaaacaacacacacacagcagtaaacaaacaacacacacatcagtaaacaaacacacacacagcagtaaacaaacacacacacagcagtaaacaaacacacacagcagtaaacaaacacacacacagcagtaaacaaacacacacacagcagtaaacaaacacacacacacagcagtaaacaaacaaacacatacacagcagtaaacaaacacacagcagtaaacaaacacacacacagcagtaaacaaacacacacacacagcagtaaacaaacaaacacatacacagcagtaaacaaacacacacagcagtaaacaaacacacacacagcagtaaacaaacacagcaataaacaaacacacagcagtaaacaaacacacacacacagcagtaaacaaacaaacacatacacagtagtaaacaaacacatacacagcagtaaacaaacacacacaaacagcagtaaacaaacacacacacacagcagtaaacaaacacacacacacagcagtaaacaaacacacagcagtaaacaaacacacacacacagcagtaaacaaacacacacacacagcagtaaacaaacacacagcagtaaacaaacacacacacaaacagcagtaaacaaacacagacacagcagtaaacaaacacacagcagtaaacaaacacacagcagtaaacaaacacacagcagtaaacaaacacacacacacagcagtaaacaaacacacagcagtaaacaaacacacagcagtaaacaaacacacacacacagcagtaaacaaacacacagcagtaaacaaacacacacacacagcagtaaacaaacacacagcagtaaacaaacacacagcagtaaacaaacacacacacacagcagtaaacaaacataaacacacagcagtaaacaaacacacagcagtaaacaaacacacagcagtaaataaacacaaacacacagcagtaaacaaacacacagcagtaaacaaacacacacacacagcagtaaacaaacacacagcagtaaataaacacaaacacacagcagtaaacaaacacacagcagtaaacaaacacacacacacagcagtaaacaaacacacagcagtaaacaaacacacagcagtaaacaaacacaaacacacagcagtaaacaaacacacagcagtaaacaaacacacagcagtaaacaaacacacacacacagcagtaaacaaacacacagcagtaaacaaacacacac is part of the Labrus mixtus chromosome 16, fLabMix1.1, whole genome shotgun sequence genome and encodes:
- the necap1 gene encoding adaptin ear-binding coat-associated protein 1, producing MAAEGEYESILCVKPDVNVYRIPPRASNRAYRAADWKLDTPDWSGRMRITAKGKVAFIKLEDKISGELFAQAPVREYPGVVVETVSDSSRYFVLRIQDDNGRSAFIGVGFSDRGDAFDFNVSLQDHFKWVKQEDERSKSSHLGDSGPKLDLGFKDGQTITLNIGQGRKRDKPRPQGSGGFGLLPPPPGGKIAPPPLSGSSNHNTVPQTGGMATGCLLELDSSNSNTVVQSNACSDLWGDFSAPASSVPPQSRPQDGGNWMQF